A genome region from Actinomycetota bacterium includes the following:
- a CDS encoding DedA family protein encodes MNDILRGITAFFGDLVLKYGVLGLAIGMFAESLGIPTASVVLELTAGPLILSGKTTYLEAVLFATLGLTLGSIVSYYLGFYSADLGRKIMNKGGPKVKEQQTKARRFIRKYGDIGILFAQLFGPARTWISVPAGAMKLDIKKFVIYTAIGGALYCSFAIGLSVALTGVFRALYLKLLAQLNSPIGAGLIVAFAIACLVGSVYLGLRLFSDDGT; translated from the coding sequence ATGAATGACATCCTGCGCGGCATCACCGCTTTCTTTGGCGACCTGGTGCTTAAATATGGGGTCTTGGGTCTGGCAATCGGCATGTTTGCCGAGAGCTTGGGGATTCCAACCGCTTCAGTTGTCCTTGAGCTGACCGCGGGTCCGCTTATCCTTTCCGGAAAAACAACTTACCTAGAGGCGGTACTCTTTGCGACGCTGGGTCTGACTTTGGGATCGATTGTTAGCTACTATCTAGGTTTTTATAGCGCTGACCTCGGACGAAAGATTATGAATAAGGGCGGACCGAAGGTTAAGGAGCAACAGACCAAAGCGCGGAGATTTATCCGCAAGTACGGTGATATCGGCATCTTGTTCGCCCAGTTATTCGGTCCCGCCAGGACGTGGATCTCCGTACCCGCGGGAGCCATGAAATTGGATATCAAGAAATTCGTAATATATACGGCCATCGGCGGAGCCCTCTACTGCTCTTTCGCCATCGGCCTCAGCGTCGCGTTAACGGGCGTCTTCCGTGCTCTTTACTTGAAACTCTTAGCTCAACTGAACTCCCCGATCGGGGCCGGCTTAATTGTAGCTTTCGCGATTGCTTGCCTGGTGGGCAGCGTGTATCTTGGGTTAAGGTTGTTTAGCGATGACGGGACGTAA